A single window of Syngnathus acus chromosome 23, fSynAcu1.2, whole genome shotgun sequence DNA harbors:
- the dgki gene encoding diacylglycerol kinase iota isoform X4 produces MDPQAATQAPAALGADGGGESESGAGSEDTSAGCCSDTFSSLPDIEQESLEDKLRGLAFRKQTSYRKAISRSGLQHLGPLQVAPPPASNGPGKELRTRMDWTENAVNGDHLWMETSCSGELCYLGEDACLLKAAKSAPRRKCAACKIVVHTSCTEQLEKINFRCKPTFREGGSRCPRDNVLRHHWVHRRRQDGKCKQCGKSFQQKFFHSKEIIAISCSWCKQAFHNKVTCFMLHQIEEPCSLGAHAAVIVPPSWIIRVRKPQSLLKNSARRKKRTSFKRRTSKKGPDESKWRPFMLKPLPSPLMKPILVFVNPKSGGNQGAKLLQMFMWILNPRQVFDLSQGGLREALDLYRKVPNLRILACGGDGTVGWILSTLDELQMNPQPPVAVLPLGTGNDLARTLNWGGGYTDEPVSKVLGQVEDGSVVQLDRWNLQVEQSHGAERQLQDGTHKLPLDVFNNYFSLGFDAHVTLEFHESREANPEKFNSRFRNKMFYAGAAFSDFLQRSSRDLSKHVRVVCDGTDLTPKIQDLKFQCIVFLNIPRYCAGTMPWGNTGDHRDFEPQRHDDGCIEVIGFTVASLAALQVGGHGERLHQCREVVLTTFKTVPVQVDGEPCRLAPSTLRISLRNQANMVQKSKRRTSVPLLNDPHAVPERLRLRVNRIGLHEYDRLQYDKERLRDISVPVGIVVVRGDCDLETCRLYIDRLREDLQQAPSLGHRVHYQDESRGMPRTTSAGRLSSSWSFLDSTSADRFYRIDKAQEHLHFVTEICQDEVFILDREGPAGGRVSSAGMPDLVAEPSAGAPLTPEEQALLTAASAGDLSTLSECVRHGVSLLVRDAAGCSALHKAARKGHAQLVVFILQQGSKVLLDLPDGEKGDTALHKAAWEKQHAVCRLLVEAGASLHKTNFQGKTPVEQAAGDLELTSYLSSHKTPSAPHEDLETAV; encoded by the exons ATGGACCCCCAAGCGGCGACGCAGGCTCCGGCGGCGCTCGGAGccgacggcggcggcgagtCGGAGTCCGGCGCCGGTTCGGAGGACACCTCGGCGGGATGCTGCAGCGACACGTTCAGCAGCCTGCCCGACATCGAGCAGGAGAGCCTGGAGGACAAGCTGAGGGGGCTGGCGTTCCGGAAACAGACGTCCTATCG GAAAGCCATCTCACGGTCGGGCCTGCAACACCTGGGGCCGCTGCAGGTAGCCCCGCCTCCCGCCTCCAACGGCCCCGGCAAGGAGCTTCGCACCCGCATGGACTGGACG GAGAACGCCGTCAACGGCGACCACCTGTGGATGGAGACCAGCTGCTCGGGCGAACTCTGCTACCTCGGGGAGGACGCCTGCCTGCTCAAGGCTGCG AAGTCTGCGCccaggaggaagtgcgccgcCTGCAAGATCGTCGTCCACACCAGCTGCACCGAGCAGCTGGAGAAG ATCAACTTCAGGTGCAAGCCGACTTTCAGGGAAGGAGGCTCGCGGTGCCCGCGAGAT AACGTGCTGAGGCACCACTGGGTGCACCGCCGGCGCCAGGACGGCAAGTGCAAGCAGTGCGGGAAG AGCTTTCAGCAGAAGTTCTTCCACAGTAAAGAAATCATCGCCATCAGCTGTTCGTGGTGCAAGCAGGCT TTCCACAACAAGGTCACGTGCTTCATGCTGCACCAGATCGAGGAACCGTGCTCGCTGGGCGCCCACGCCGCCGTCATCGTGCCTCCGTCCTGGATCATCAGAGTCAGGAAACCGCAG AGCTTGCTCAAGAACTCGGCCAGGAGGAAAAAGCGCACGTCTTTCAAGCGCAGGACCAGCAAGAAGGGGCCGGAC GAGTCCAAATGGCGGCCGTTCATGCTGAAGCCGCTGCCCTCGCCGCTCATGAAGCCCATCCTGGTCTTCGTCAACCCCAAGAGCGGAGGCAACCAG GGCGCCAAGCTGCTCCAGATGTTCATGTGGATCCTGAACCCGCGGCAAGTCTTTGACCTGTCGCAGGGCGGCCTTCGGGAGGC GTTGGATTTGTATCGCAAAGTGCCAAACTTGAGGATCCTGGCCTGCGGTGGAGACGGCACG GTGGGCTGGATCCTGTCCACGCTGGACGAGCTACAGATGAACCCGCAGCCTCCGGTGGCCGTCCTTCCTCTGGGAACAGGAAACGACCTCGCCAGGACGCTCAACTGGGGCGGG gGCTACACGGACGAGCCCGTGTCCAAGGTTCTGGGCCAGGTGGAGGACGGCTCGGTGGTGCAGCTGGACAGGTGGAACCTGCAGGTAGAGCAGAGCCACGGCGCCGAGCGGCAGCTCCAAGACGGCACGCACAAG CTGCCCCTCGACGTCTTCAACAACTACTTCAGCCTGGGCTTCGACGCTCACGTCACGCTGGAGTTCCACGAGTCCAGAG AGGCCAACCCCGAAAAGTTTAACAGTCGCTTCCGCAACAAAATGTTCTACGCGGGG GCCGCCTTCTCCGATTTCCTCCAGAGAAGCTCGAGGGACTTGTCCAAGCACGTCCGAGTGGTG TGCGACGGGACCGACTTGACTCCCAAGATCCAAGATTTGAAATTCCAGTGCATCGTCTTTCTAAACATTCCCAG GTACTGCGCGGGCACCATGCCCTGGGGGAACACCGGCGACCACCGCGACTTTGAGCCGCAGCGTCACGACGACGGCTGCATCGAGGTCATCGGCTTCACCGTGGCCTCGCTG GCGGCGCTGCAGGTGGGCGGTCACGGCGAGAGGCTCCACCAGTGCCGCGAGGTGGTCCTCACCACCTTCAAGACCGTGCCGGTGCAG GTGGACGGCGAGCCGTGCCGACTGGCGCCGTCCACGCTGCGCATCTCGCTGCGCAACCAGGCCAACATGGTCCAGAAGAGCAAGAGACGCACCTCGGTGCCGCTGCTCAACGA CCCTCACGCCGTCCCCGAGCGGCTTCGGCTGCGGGTCAACCGGATCGGCCTGCACGAGTACGACCGCTTGCAGTACGACAAAGAGCGGCTGCGGGACATCT CGGTTCCGGTGGGCATCGTGGTGGTGAGGGGCGACTGCGACTTGGAAACGTGCAGACTCTACATCGACAGACTGCGAGAG GACTTGCAGCAGGCGCCCTCTCTTGGCCACAGAGTGCATTACCAG GATGAGAGCCGGGGGATGCCTCGGACCACCTCGGCTGGCAGACTCTCTTCCAGCTGGAGCTTCTTGGATT CCACATCGGCCGATCGCTTCTATCGCATCGACAAGGCCCAG GAGCACCTTCACTTTGTCACGGAAATCTGCCAGGACGAGGTGTTCATCCTGGACCGCGAGGGCCCGGCGGGGGGCCGGGTGTCATCGGCCGGGATGCCCGACCTGGTGGCGGAGCCCAGCGCCGG CGCGCCGTTGACTCCCGAGGAACAAG CGCTGTTGACGGCGGCGAGCGCCGGGGATCTCTCCACG TTGTCGGAGTGCGTGCGTCACGGCGTCAGCCTGCTGGTGCGAGACGCCGCCGGTTGCTCGGCCCTGCATAAAGCCGCGCGGAAAGGACACGCCCAGCTGGTGGTCTTCATCCTGCAGCAGG GATCCAAAGTGCTTCTCGACTTGCCCGACGGAGAAAA AGGGGACACCGCCTTGCACAAAGCCGCTTGGGAGAAGCAGCACGCCGTGTGTCGGCTGTTGGTGGAGGCGGGCGCGTCGCTTCACAAAACCAACTTTCAG GGGAAGACCCCGGTGGAGCAGGCGGCGGGCGACCTGGAGCTGACCTCCTACCTGAGCAGCCACAAAACACCTTCGGCCCCCCACGAGGACTTGGAGACGGCAGTCTGA